ccctgaaattaagattttccccaaaaaaacttcagtattttatttcctaacatattctcctcagaaTAGAAACTCAaaatacccaataatactgaCATTagctaacttacccaaattttgggatggttcccaagttagcctaacctaCAAATCACTCTAATAAATatgaaaagaatcttcccaggagtgacaTGGCGGCTTTGAATCATCAATCCGGCGAAAAACAGGGCCACAATCGAggagagaaggtgaggagggtgaaaatctagagagagagagagagactccaCATGCAAAATTTCTTGCCAAAAACCCaggtttgagctatttatacccctggcttcatcgacgaagtcaagaagggagttcatcgacgaactcacaaccttcgtcgacaaatttcgaaccctgaaatagccctcttggcaattcctcgtcgacgagacacgtgtccctatCGATGAGATCCTACTGTGACCcgctttacaatttcctttttctccctattttattatttaatttctataattcttcaggtctttacatcaaacttgtgactttgcccattttagtttttaaatcatgtatatgcatatttagaacatcgTCCAGCTTAGAAACAATCATCAATATGCCAGTAATTACcccatggcaagggttgtgcaAAGATAAAGCATTGATCGAGTCCTGCCTTATGCAGACATTGTCAGGCATTATACATATTATAGTTTGACTAATCCTCCTCCACCTCATCCATTAATTCACCAGTGGCCTTGCATGCCAATCGACTATCTCGATACCTATACTGAAAACACatgtgtgtggttgcactatacctgAATATAACAACGGTACCGCGCTTTAAGCTTTTTAGGCCTTCCCCTGGTAacaagctgcggtcccaatatcatatatacaatttacaataaaacatattaatttgtttccaattcataaatcatctgtacaatttcagtattttcacaaactcattcattcatattgtggtataaaccggcacacacactCTCGATTTAACCCTTTTTCACATATAGAACTCGATATCTAACCGACACCTATTTTTCTACATTTTCTTATAACAATTTGGAACTACGGTTCCCATATtccatatacatatttatcagTTCTGTATAtcccatttcatatcatatgtcacactcattcGGTTCTATATGCTATACTATAGTAAAATAATTCATAAAATATCATTTAGACTGCAACGGGGGGTTtttaagcatctcctactttaagtttaatgcaaataaagtgGTTTTAAGAAGTTTGGAAGTCATAAGCCAAAACTGACATTTTTACCTGGTGAAACTTTGCAAACAAGTAGTCATaacgtgcatataaacataagttaCAGttctagcggtttagttttctaaaatatcttaTGTAAACAAATCCCATTACCTTCTCTCGAACATTGAAATACGAACTATATGGCTCaaaaacagcgaatcgagttcccaaaacctaaaaatcgaaaaacaatacttcaacacaatcctatttactatagatatactgaaccaaaaatgaacttagatccttacctcgatttcgggatAAAACCCGGAAATCCTCAAGATGAAGATCTGATCCGCTACAATCGTAGAGGTTTTTCCCCTGATCTACATAGTAACATCGGATCGTTAATTCGGGTCACAGATGACTTgagatcctagagagagagagagagagttttgagttttttaaccatgaagcaatgaataagatatttataatttaggTGACTCGGCCAGACTCGTCGAAGAGCAAAAGAAGGGCGTTCGTTGACGATGGAGTTGACCTCATTGACGAACctgagattccaaaattccaaaaatctctcggtatcctctcgtcgacgatCCTTTGAACCTCGCCGacgagccacagaagagacttcgtcaaagagagaaggagcctcgttgacgagctctactgtttttacctttttaaattccttctccttttcttatttgtttaatccACATTTCTCGGATCGGGTTCTTACACTCTTTGATTGCCTAGAACATTATTTAATTTTCTGaaatgtattttctatttttactaAGTCAATTTTTTATGAGTTGAAGTTCGAAACTTTCACATTATTGGTCTCATGCTCAAATTCTAAGGTCAAAATTATTTGCTTTTGTTTATATGGTTCATATTTAGTGTGGAACTTCTAATGAacacaagaaaatatttaagcTCTTATTCATCtaaataattttttcatttgaatatattttttgacctattaaaataaaaacaccCATTAAACCTGAactacaaaattaaaaattgttcGCTACAAGATTCTAACCTTAAAAAAATTACTTGGAATCCCCAAGCCGCATCTCCTTGAGACCGTGTCGTCTGTCGCGTCTCATACAAAAGCACTCAATAAATGCTtttaactttatatatatttattatttacggTTGCAAAATGCAATAAAGAAAATTATCAAACGCTGTGAGGCCCGACTGAGTACGAGAAGAAATTACCGAAACCATATTAAATTTGGTGCGTATATATGAAACAATTTCTCGACTGACGACAACATTCGTGATGGATTGCATATTAAACTGGGTGTCACTGTCTCTTCATCGTCTTTGATTCCTATTCATGGATAACAAGTACAGGGAATATAGCTCCATTTATGAGAGAGCAAGGGATGAAACACGTAGTACTGCAGTACAATGTAGTCCACTTCGTAGTAGGTAACACATAGGGAAAGGGAACTTTTGTATTATCATGGAATGTTGAAGAAAAAGTCATGTTGGTATTGACGATATCAACAGAGGATTCATCCCCGTGTGGGCTGCGCGGGGAGGGTACAGGGCCTACTTGCCCTGCCAGCTGTAATAGAAGAGATGGTTTATGGTCTACGTCTCCAAGTTCTTCCTAGTTTTATACGCACTACCGATGGAGCGTAATTCTACCCACTTGGCACATTTGTTGCAGTCTTGCATCGACAAGAAAGCCCACCTAGCGGGCAAACTCCTTCATGCTCATATCTTGCGAGTTGGGTTGTCCAATGATACATTTCTCTCCAATCGTCTCCTTGAGTTGTACTCAATTTGTGGCGCCTTGGGGTCCGCCATCCATTTGTTCTATAAAATGCCTCACAAAGACGTTTATTCTTGGAATGCCATGTTGGGCGCTTATTCTAAAGCTGGTGAAGTGCAAGATGCGCATTCGTTGTTTGTCAAAATGCCTGAAAGAAATACTGTCTCGTGGAACACCTTAATTACTACCTTGGTGCGACGTGGGTCAGAAGAGAAAGCTCTGGATGTATACTATAGGATGATCGCGGAAGGATATGTGCCTACCCGTTTTACTTTGGCCAGTGTTTTAAGTGCATGTGGAGCATTGACAGAATTAGAacatggtaggagatgtcatggCCTTTCAATAAAAAATGGTCTTGACAAAAATTTGTACGTTAGTAATGCTGTGTTGTGCTTGTATGCCAAGTGTAGGTCTGTCAAGGATGCAATTCGAGCTTTTGAGGATGTGCCCCATCCTAACGAGGTTTCTTTCACAGCAATGATGGGTGCGCTAGCAGAGAGTGATCGAGTTGAGGAAGCTGTGGAAGTATTTAGATTGGTACACAGAAATGGAGTTAATATTGATTCCGTTGCATTGTCGAGCATTTTGGGTGTTCTTACCAGAGGTGGAACTAAAGATTTTGGTCCTTGTGATCAGGGGGGTGAAGTTTCGTATTCTCTGCACGGGCAGCAGGTTCATTGTATCACCGTCAAGCTtggttttgaaattgatcttcATTTAAGTAATTCATTGCTCGACATGTATGCAAAGAATGGGAACATGGATAAAGCTGAGCTGATTTTTGCTAATATGCAGGAAAGTAGTGTTGTTTCTTGGAATATTATGATAGCTGGGTATGGCCAGAAATTGCAGAGTGAGAAAGCTTTATACTTTTTCCAGAGAATGTCATCCAGGGGTCTAGACCCAGATGAGATCACTTATATTAATATGCTTGCAGCATGTGTGAGATCTGGGGATATTGAGACTGGACGTCAAATGTTTGATAAGATACCATACCCAAGCTTGAGTTCATGGAATGCCTTACTGTCTGGGTATTCCCAGAATGAGAACCACAAGGAAGCTCTGGAACTTTTCAGGGAAATGCAGTTTCGTAGCTTCGGGCCTGATCGAACGACATTGGCTATCATCCTCAGCTCATGTGCGGGGATGGACCTTTTGGAGTGTGGGAAGCAGGTCCATGCTGTCTCACAAAAGGCTGCCCTTCATACTGACATATATGTTGCCAGTGGTCTTATTGGTATTTACTCAAAATGTGGGAAAGTAGAGATGGCAAAGCATGTTTTTTATAGATTGCGTGAATTGGATATTGTCTGCTGGAATGCTTTGATAGCTGGGCTTTCATTTAATACTCTAGACAGCGAAGCATTTACTTTATTTAAACAGATGCGAAAAAAGGGGATACTGCCCAGTGAATTCTCATATACAGCTATGCTTAGTTGTTGTGTAAATCTATGTTCTTTGTCTCAAGGGAGACAGGTGCATGCACAGTTGGCAAAAGATGGATATATAACTGATGTTTGTGTAGGGAGTACTCTTATCAATATGTATTGTAAATGTGGGGATGTAAATGGGGCGCGGCATTTCTTTGATTTGATGCCTGAGAAAAATACGATTACTTGGAACCAGATGATACATGGGTTTGCACAGAATGGACGTGGAGATGAGGCTGTTCGCCTTTATGAGAACATGATTGTATCAGGTGAGAAACCTGATGGCATAACCTTTATTGCAGTTTTATCTGCCTGTAATCATGCAGGATTGGTTGATGCTGGGATCAAAATATTCAATTCGATGCAGCCAGAGCATGGTGTGGAGGCACTTTTGGATCATTACACTTGCATCATTGACTGCCTAGGCCGATCTGGTAGGTTCCATGAAGTGGAAATACTTGTAGATAAGATGCCATATAAAGATGATCCAGTTATATGGGAAGTTCTGCTTAGTTCCTGTAGAGTTCATGGTAACGTGAGCTTAGCAAGAAGAGCAGCAGATGAGCTCTTCCATTTGGACCCACAAAATTCTGTCCCATATGTGCTTCTAACCAATATCTATGCTTCTTTGGGGAGATGGGATGAAGCAAGGGCTGTTAGAGAACTGATGAGTGCTAAACAGGTTATCAAGGATCCAGGTTATAGCTGGATTGAGCATAAGAATGATTTGCAACCTTTTATATTTGATCAAGGTCTTAGTCATGGAGTTGATGTTAAAGATGAAACATTTTTCTTTAGTGGGCAGCTAAATGATAAAGCTTCCCTTTATTTGGCTGCAGAACGATTAAAAGGGAACAACATCATGGGAATGAGATGACTTTCTCAAAGCCAAGTCCTCAATTGTTATATTATACTCACTTTGTAAGAAAATAGTATCAGTTTTCTAAGACACCTAGGCGTCTGCAGACAGAAAAACTATCCATCAATATCAAAGTTCTTTCAACAGATCCACATTTGAATCCTAGGTCAATATTTGCACTCGCTTATATAAAGAAACACCATCAGTTTTCTAGGAAGCCTTGGAGTCTGCAGGCTCAAAAACTCTTCATCTACATCCTTTGAACAGATCCATATTTGGATTGAGAATTCAAACGGTACAATTTTGATTGTTGACATTTAAAATGATAATGTTGTAGAGATCTTATTATATGAGAGTTCAACATTGGGGTCAACCCCTAGACTCTGAGCAGCTACTTGCAATGTGGGTTTGCATGAAGTAAGAATGCAAGGATGTGAAGCAAGTATTTTCCAGGGTGCTTCAGAACTGCTAGACTTGCAGTCATGATCAAGGCAATGAGTTTTTGATTCATTTGTTGGGTATTGTGCTGCATTGTCAGTTTTTGATGTTCAAATTGATCTTTATCATAGGCTGCAGCAGCAGACATGGTTTACCGGTTTAAATTggtctcttcttttttttttttctttttgtcttttttCTGTATCTGTCTCTAAccatttgctgaacttgtatgATCTAAAAGATTTGCAACTATTTTTGTAAGATTCTTTATTAGGGTTATGCTATGAGGTCATCTGGAAAGGGAATAATAGGGTAAAGAAAACCGTAGTTCATTGTGCACAATTTATGTCAAAGAAAGCAAACAAGGTTAGTTTTAGAAACAAAGATTaatgttagaaatgaaaatctcagaaaatcaatttggttttatgcctgggagatcttccataaaagctatttatcttttaagaagattgatggaaaattttagggaaaagaagagggacttgcatatgatatttattgaccttgagaaaccatatgataggata
This Malania oleifera isolate guangnan ecotype guangnan chromosome 11, ASM2987363v1, whole genome shotgun sequence DNA region includes the following protein-coding sequences:
- the LOC131168564 gene encoding pentatricopeptide repeat-containing protein At4g20770 is translated as MVYVSKFFLVLYALPMERNSTHLAHLLQSCIDKKAHLAGKLLHAHILRVGLSNDTFLSNRLLELYSICGALGSAIHLFYKMPHKDVYSWNAMLGAYSKAGEVQDAHSLFVKMPERNTVSWNTLITTLVRRGSEEKALDVYYRMIAEGYVPTRFTLASVLSACGALTELEHGRRCHGLSIKNGLDKNLYVSNAVLCLYAKCRSVKDAIRAFEDVPHPNEVSFTAMMGALAESDRVEEAVEVFRLVHRNGVNIDSVALSSILGVLTRGGTKDFGPCDQGGEVSYSLHGQQVHCITVKLGFEIDLHLSNSLLDMYAKNGNMDKAELIFANMQESSVVSWNIMIAGYGQKLQSEKALYFFQRMSSRGLDPDEITYINMLAACVRSGDIETGRQMFDKIPYPSLSSWNALLSGYSQNENHKEALELFREMQFRSFGPDRTTLAIILSSCAGMDLLECGKQVHAVSQKAALHTDIYVASGLIGIYSKCGKVEMAKHVFYRLRELDIVCWNALIAGLSFNTLDSEAFTLFKQMRKKGILPSEFSYTAMLSCCVNLCSLSQGRQVHAQLAKDGYITDVCVGSTLINMYCKCGDVNGARHFFDLMPEKNTITWNQMIHGFAQNGRGDEAVRLYENMIVSGEKPDGITFIAVLSACNHAGLVDAGIKIFNSMQPEHGVEALLDHYTCIIDCLGRSGRFHEVEILVDKMPYKDDPVIWEVLLSSCRVHGNVSLARRAADELFHLDPQNSVPYVLLTNIYASLGRWDEARAVRELMSAKQVIKDPGYSWIEHKNDLQPFIFDQGLSHGVDVKDETFFFSGQLNDKASLYLAAERLKGNNIMGMR